The Acidobacteriota bacterium genome has a segment encoding these proteins:
- a CDS encoding complex I subunit 1 family protein translates to MDIVYVFVNVAVFLLFAPLFQGVTRKITAKIQSRQGPPLLQPYFDLIKLLGKERMNSARNWAFSLAPLGAFAAVLTVAAMIPLGGKANFLTQRTDIISLIYMLVLGGVCVLLGALASRNTFALIGASREMATMIMIEPVLAMTLILGAVKSGGLKLSAAMAPLGSAGYGISAVLMLSVYLLALQAFVGRQPFDIAEAEVEILEGPFIEYSGAFYGLFKYAMMMKQMFYAFLFVSVFVPLPATGFGPADILIQLLGILVVFVLIAIIGATNPRFRIDQAVKFYAGLIAVALVAAGLAVKGF, encoded by the coding sequence ATGGACATCGTCTATGTCTTCGTCAATGTCGCCGTGTTCCTCCTGTTCGCGCCGCTGTTTCAGGGAGTGACCCGGAAAATCACGGCCAAAATCCAGTCGCGGCAGGGCCCTCCGCTCCTGCAGCCCTATTTCGACCTCATCAAGCTTCTCGGCAAGGAGCGCATGAACTCAGCCCGGAACTGGGCTTTTTCGCTGGCTCCTCTGGGCGCCTTCGCGGCCGTTCTGACCGTCGCCGCCATGATCCCCCTCGGAGGCAAGGCCAACTTCCTGACGCAGCGCACCGACATTATCTCGCTCATCTACATGCTCGTCCTGGGCGGGGTCTGTGTTCTGCTCGGCGCCCTGGCCAGCCGCAACACCTTCGCTCTGATCGGGGCCAGCCGGGAGATGGCGACTATGATCATGATCGAACCGGTGCTGGCCATGACGCTCATTCTGGGGGCGGTCAAATCCGGAGGCCTCAAGCTGAGCGCCGCCATGGCCCCGCTGGGAAGCGCCGGCTACGGGATCTCCGCCGTTCTCATGCTGTCCGTCTACCTCCTGGCTCTCCAGGCCTTCGTGGGCCGCCAGCCCTTCGACATCGCCGAGGCGGAGGTGGAAATTCTGGAAGGACCCTTCATCGAGTACAGCGGGGCTTTCTACGGTCTGTTCAAGTACGCCATGATGATGAAGCAGATGTTTTACGCCTTCCTTTTCGTGAGCGTCTTCGTGCCGCTTCCCGCGACGGGTTTCGGGCCGGCCGACATTCTCATTCAGCTCCTGGGAATCCTCGTCGTCTTTGTCCTGATCGCAATCATCGGCGCGACGAACCCCAGATTCCGCATCGACCAGGCGGTAAAATTTTACGCCGGATTGATCGCCGTCGCCCTCGTCGCCGCCGGTCTGGCCGTCAAGGGCTTCTAG
- a CDS encoding NADH-quinone oxidoreductase subunit C, with product MLTPDTLKKTLETEFGTSGLTVDIPLPHRVYLDIPREHLRAAAARLIGLGARYMVGFGADSIERDGTLPLIHTFAFDRDGILAALRTSAPANDPVFDSITPDIPNAGWTERECADLLGMTFKGHPKPKRLILADDWPEGIYPLRKDVPHNLVPPAAEDVAYQLDEAPPGTTVVPVGPFHASLHEPAHFAVYVDGETIKGCDYRGFMTHRGIEKLCQTQVSYNEIPFVAERICGICGSVHAAAYAQAVEEAAGLKISRRAEFIRTILLEIERLHSHLLWLGVAGHLIGFDTLFMQAWRIRERIMWLSERITGNRKTYGMIVIGGVRRDITPEIGRELRETLETVEKEVLEVKAAVLKDTSIHKRTKGVGFLTEEQTRRWSLIGPVARARGVDIDARRDHPYAAYDAVEFAVPVMDSGDVWGTVVVRILEVFESVKIIRQALDTMPNDGPLLTEFSEILPPLRHGMSTVEAPRGESVHYVITGEENRPERWKVRAPTYANLQGVPDMLLNNQFADFPIILGSIDPCFSCTDRVVVIDMKKKSRTILDPSGLEKLARRPRSRRR from the coding sequence ATGCTGACGCCGGACACCTTGAAAAAAACGCTGGAGACGGAGTTCGGCACGTCCGGACTGACCGTCGACATTCCTCTTCCCCACCGCGTCTATCTCGACATCCCGAGAGAGCACCTCCGGGCCGCCGCGGCGCGGCTCATCGGACTTGGAGCAAGATACATGGTCGGGTTCGGCGCGGACAGCATCGAACGCGACGGTACGCTCCCCCTGATCCACACTTTCGCTTTCGACCGGGACGGAATCCTGGCGGCCCTCCGGACATCGGCCCCCGCGAACGATCCCGTGTTCGACTCCATCACCCCGGACATCCCCAATGCGGGCTGGACGGAGCGGGAATGCGCCGACCTTCTCGGCATGACTTTCAAAGGCCATCCGAAACCGAAACGCCTGATCCTGGCCGACGACTGGCCGGAGGGCATTTATCCGCTGCGCAAGGACGTGCCCCACAATCTGGTCCCGCCCGCAGCCGAGGACGTCGCCTACCAACTGGACGAAGCTCCACCCGGAACGACGGTCGTTCCCGTGGGGCCCTTTCACGCGAGTCTTCATGAACCGGCCCATTTTGCGGTTTACGTCGACGGCGAAACCATCAAGGGCTGCGACTATCGCGGATTCATGACTCACCGCGGCATCGAAAAACTCTGCCAGACGCAGGTCAGTTACAACGAAATTCCCTTTGTGGCCGAACGCATCTGCGGCATTTGCGGTTCCGTCCATGCCGCGGCCTACGCCCAGGCCGTCGAGGAAGCCGCCGGACTCAAGATTTCCCGGCGGGCCGAATTCATCCGGACCATCCTGCTGGAGATCGAGCGGCTGCATTCCCACCTCCTCTGGCTCGGCGTCGCCGGCCATCTCATCGGTTTCGACACGCTGTTCATGCAGGCCTGGCGGATCCGGGAGCGCATCATGTGGCTTTCGGAGCGCATCACCGGCAACCGCAAAACCTACGGCATGATCGTGATCGGCGGCGTCCGCCGGGATATCACCCCGGAGATCGGAAGAGAACTCCGCGAAACCCTCGAAACCGTCGAAAAGGAGGTCCTCGAAGTCAAGGCGGCGGTTCTGAAAGACACGTCCATTCACAAGAGAACCAAGGGCGTCGGGTTTCTTACGGAAGAGCAGACCCGCCGCTGGAGTCTGATCGGGCCGGTCGCCCGGGCCCGCGGCGTGGACATCGACGCCCGCCGCGACCATCCCTACGCGGCTTATGACGCGGTCGAATTCGCTGTTCCCGTCATGGACAGCGGCGATGTCTGGGGCACGGTCGTCGTCCGGATCCTCGAAGTCTTCGAATCCGTGAAGATCATCCGGCAGGCCCTGGACACCATGCCGAACGACGGCCCTCTGCTCACCGAATTCTCCGAAATCCTCCCTCCTCTTCGGCACGGCATGTCGACCGTCGAGGCGCCCCGCGGCGAATCCGTCCACTACGTTATCACGGGCGAGGAGAACCGGCCCGAGCGCTGGAAGGTCCGGGCGCCGACCTACGCCAATCTTCAGGGCGTCCCCGACATGCTGCTCAACAACCAGTTCGCCGATTTTCCCATTATCCTGGGCAGCATCGATCCCTGTTTTTCCTGCACCGATCGCGTCGTCGTCATCGACATGAAGAAGAAGTCCCGGACAATTCTGGACCCAAGCGGCCTCGAAAAACTCGCGAGACGGCCGCGGAGCCGGAGGAGATGA